The following coding sequences are from one Treponema parvum window:
- a CDS encoding 1,4-alpha-glucan branching protein domain-containing protein, giving the protein MAQKNISIVLNAQHIYIPLDHKNSESHFVGLFQSISGTYIPLLNMFESLERDCVKFKISMVFSPSLCTMLSDPVIQEKYIEWLDRRIAFGMQEMKRCEYSESLLAAAKFFLAKAKQDRFDFTEKYEQNLIKHFSAYAAKGFLEILATTATPIFLPYYVDLPEAVSAQIETGLYAQKYFFGQSAQGFWLPYLGYTKGLENNLRSYGFQYTVLDSQGLLFSETEPLNGLFTPVRCNNSLSVFGRDTENHIAGEGSFRSAGVYCNTQKDAGFELSIDELKAFGLPETARQATGFCYWNNTAGSDLKSKENGNNSRGVYDPQAAYSRAEADALQFLQKKKSRLEAAEKEISVPQLSLVCAYKADDIGTNWLEGAYWLETIIRSAADIGVVISNLSDLLPSDLKLQKIVPYPSAAYGYGYGENLLDSSNSWMMRYVRKATERMIDLAGRFPSDTGLKARLLNLGAREVLLAQSSEWANMIQEENEPDYAEEFFKKCIASFTTVFDSLGSNTVSTEWLTNLERKHSIFPWMNYRIFSRKK; this is encoded by the coding sequence ATGGCACAAAAGAATATCTCTATAGTCCTTAATGCGCAACATATATATATCCCGTTGGATCATAAAAACAGCGAATCGCATTTTGTAGGTCTTTTTCAGTCGATATCGGGCACATATATCCCTCTTTTAAACATGTTCGAATCTCTGGAGCGGGATTGTGTAAAGTTTAAGATCTCGATGGTCTTTTCGCCTTCGTTGTGTACGATGCTGTCTGATCCTGTAATACAGGAAAAATACATCGAATGGTTGGATCGGCGCATTGCGTTCGGTATGCAAGAGATGAAACGCTGCGAATACAGCGAATCTCTTCTTGCGGCCGCAAAGTTTTTTCTTGCGAAGGCAAAGCAGGACAGATTTGATTTTACCGAAAAATACGAGCAAAATTTAATTAAGCATTTTTCCGCATATGCCGCAAAAGGTTTTTTGGAAATTCTTGCTACTACGGCTACCCCGATTTTTTTACCGTATTACGTCGATCTTCCCGAAGCGGTAAGCGCGCAGATAGAGACTGGCCTTTATGCTCAAAAATATTTTTTCGGCCAATCCGCGCAGGGATTCTGGCTGCCTTATTTGGGTTATACAAAGGGACTTGAAAATAATCTTCGTTCGTACGGTTTTCAATATACGGTATTGGATTCTCAGGGATTGTTATTTTCCGAGACGGAACCCTTAAACGGTTTATTTACTCCGGTGCGTTGTAATAATTCTTTGTCCGTTTTCGGTCGAGACACCGAAAATCATATTGCAGGCGAAGGCTCGTTTAGAAGTGCGGGAGTTTACTGCAATACTCAAAAAGACGCCGGTTTTGAACTTTCTATCGACGAGCTTAAAGCGTTCGGATTGCCGGAAACGGCTCGTCAGGCTACAGGATTTTGCTATTGGAATAACACTGCAGGATCAGACCTGAAATCAAAAGAAAACGGCAATAATAGTCGCGGCGTGTATGACCCTCAAGCGGCTTACAGCCGTGCGGAAGCCGACGCTCTGCAATTTTTACAAAAAAAGAAAAGCCGTTTGGAGGCGGCGGAAAAGGAAATTTCCGTTCCACAACTGTCCCTTGTCTGTGCATATAAAGCGGACGACATAGGCACGAATTGGCTTGAAGGCGCGTATTGGCTTGAAACGATAATACGTTCGGCTGCCGATATAGGGGTGGTGATTTCAAATTTATCGGATCTTTTACCGTCGGATTTAAAACTCCAAAAGATTGTTCCGTATCCCAGCGCGGCTTACGGATACGGGTACGGAGAAAACCTTTTGGACAGCTCGAACAGCTGGATGATGCGCTACGTACGAAAGGCAACCGAGCGCATGATAGATCTTGCCGGAAGGTTCCCCAGCGATACGGGACTAAAAGCGCGGCTTCTCAATTTAGGCGCCCGCGAAGTGCTTTTGGCACAGTCGAGCGAATGGGCAAATATGATTCAGGAAGAAAACGAGCCTGATTACGCTGAAGAGTTTTTTAAAAAATGCATCGCCTCTTTTACTACCGTATTCGATTCGTTGGGGTCAAATACTGTAAGTACCGAATGGTTGACAAACCTTGAAAGAAAACATTCTATTTTCCCGTGGATGAATTACCGTATATTCAGCAGAAAAAAATAA
- a CDS encoding UPF0164 family protein, with amino-acid sequence MNKISIKSILLHLIILCTIPVYALDLSNANTSLSDIFFNYIDKNEGTTSFRSLNIPSGGRAESMGTAYTGLASDIAFFDYNPAASCVLENTEISVAHNAWISDSAVETVAGTARIGNLGFGAQIKCFYVPFTEYNIFGERVAGSYYSETTAAVNASYNFLAGYYFKGIATGVNIKGAWRSIPDYTDNDTNKIIKGSGLSQSGAALMADFGVLLRFNLAKFYSSREPNLRLGLSLMNLGTAFTGFGPKGKITRDDPLPSKISVGISYQFMDPVIITADFRQPINLEDPLKSEKWSAGTGASIRFTNFFSFMTGFLIQGANPRISAGSEFKTGKVIMNVNYTFDLTTSLNPVNHISLSAKLDLGDRGRGKIRSEVDALYSQGLIYYAQGNMQGAFEAWHKALDLDKGFDPAREGLKAVQTSQNLSDYIINIQSLD; translated from the coding sequence ATGAATAAAATATCCATAAAGTCCATTTTGTTACATTTGATAATTCTCTGTACAATCCCAGTATATGCGCTTGATCTGTCCAATGCAAATACTTCACTCTCCGATATTTTTTTCAATTATATAGATAAAAACGAAGGAACTACTTCATTCAGATCGCTCAACATACCTTCCGGCGGAAGAGCCGAAAGCATGGGAACCGCATATACTGGGTTGGCGAGCGACATCGCTTTTTTCGACTACAATCCGGCTGCAAGCTGCGTACTTGAAAACACGGAAATTTCGGTAGCCCACAATGCGTGGATAAGCGATTCGGCGGTTGAAACCGTCGCAGGAACCGCTCGTATAGGCAATCTGGGATTCGGAGCGCAAATAAAATGCTTTTACGTTCCGTTTACGGAATACAATATTTTCGGCGAACGCGTAGCCGGAAGTTATTACAGCGAAACCACGGCGGCTGTCAATGCGTCGTATAATTTTCTTGCAGGATATTATTTTAAAGGAATTGCGACGGGCGTAAATATTAAAGGAGCTTGGAGAAGCATTCCCGATTATACCGATAACGACACGAATAAAATCATAAAAGGGTCGGGACTTTCTCAATCGGGAGCCGCATTGATGGCGGACTTCGGCGTGCTCTTACGCTTTAATTTAGCAAAATTTTATTCTTCGCGGGAACCGAACCTTAGGCTGGGATTGAGTCTTATGAATTTAGGAACGGCTTTTACGGGATTCGGGCCTAAGGGTAAAATCACAAGGGACGATCCTTTGCCGTCCAAAATATCGGTGGGAATTTCATACCAATTTATGGATCCCGTCATAATTACGGCCGATTTCAGACAGCCGATAAACTTGGAAGATCCGCTTAAATCCGAAAAATGGTCGGCCGGCACGGGCGCAAGCATAAGGTTTACAAATTTCTTTTCATTTATGACGGGCTTTTTGATTCAAGGCGCAAATCCGCGCATAAGCGCGGGAAGCGAATTTAAAACCGGAAAGGTCATCATGAACGTGAACTATACTTTCGACCTTACGACGTCTCTCAATCCAGTAAACCACATAAGTTTATCGGCCAAACTTGATCTGGGCGACCGCGGAAGGGGAAAGATAAGAAGCGAAGTGGACGCATTGTACTCCCAAGGGCTTATATATTATGCTCAAGGAAATATGCAGGGGGCTTTCGAAGCATGGCATAAAGCTTTGGATCTTGACAAGGGCTTCGACCCAGCACGGGAAGGCCTCAAAGCGGTTCAAACGTCACAGAATCTATCCGATTACATAATCAATATACAGTCTTTGGATTAA
- a CDS encoding sodium:solute symporter family protein → MLNISTVWVMITIYFLFLLAVAFYVTQQEKKVATGTSVLKTSVSWPVLVMTYIASLMSTWVFFAGPGGYYRGGLGYWISEMSYISLFPIIAHFTMNKVWIINKSFDFATPADFYYQRWKSPVLRLVLGIVFLASSFPYIASVLIAIARAADIATNASMNYTTTVVIVGVLMTVFVMVGGVKSAATVDTIQGLAFISALWAIAIAVLIVGFDGSLLTAVKSIWKNTPEFFSYPGPANWVGYASRFGYPFSCAIGWTIMLPHVFVRSGYFGDSLQAQRRLSFFTPALQAFVWTGTMLIGLIGIALAPGLPTTTTELIIPHMINGIVNEFNHTLSVVLMIAFFTGAVAVGLSTANAFLAVASSIVLSDFMKNTFKVKITEKNVNTISRVVILALGIGSLLLAIRPPDLIFTLIMFSIALVMPLFPTLIFAIYWKRGTTPAAISSSILGVITILLTYYFGYGNTWYGAFGMLVSIVVFVVVSLLTKDDSAEGSDFYKALETGLNKYYNLQTD, encoded by the coding sequence ATGCTTAATATATCAACAGTTTGGGTTATGATTACCATCTATTTTCTCTTCCTACTTGCTGTCGCATTTTATGTTACGCAACAAGAAAAAAAAGTCGCAACAGGAACATCGGTACTGAAGACTTCTGTCTCCTGGCCGGTTCTTGTCATGACTTATATTGCTTCGCTGATGAGTACATGGGTCTTTTTTGCCGGACCGGGCGGATACTATCGAGGTGGTCTAGGCTACTGGATTTCTGAAATGAGTTATATCTCACTTTTTCCGATTATTGCACATTTTACCATGAACAAGGTTTGGATTATTAACAAAAGCTTTGATTTTGCGACACCGGCTGATTTCTATTACCAACGCTGGAAAAGCCCTGTTCTGCGTCTCGTACTTGGAATAGTTTTCTTAGCATCTTCCTTTCCATACATTGCTTCTGTGCTTATTGCCATTGCCCGTGCTGCAGACATTGCTACAAATGCAAGCATGAATTACACCACAACAGTTGTTATTGTTGGTGTGTTGATGACTGTCTTTGTTATGGTTGGCGGTGTCAAGTCGGCGGCTACGGTCGACACCATACAGGGGCTCGCCTTTATTTCAGCATTGTGGGCTATTGCAATTGCTGTATTGATCGTCGGTTTTGACGGTTCATTACTGACTGCTGTAAAGAGTATTTGGAAAAATACACCGGAATTTTTCTCCTATCCCGGACCGGCCAACTGGGTCGGTTATGCCTCGCGTTTCGGTTATCCCTTTAGCTGTGCGATCGGCTGGACAATCATGTTACCACATGTTTTCGTGCGTTCCGGTTATTTTGGTGACAGTCTTCAAGCCCAACGTCGTCTGTCATTCTTTACACCGGCCTTACAAGCATTCGTCTGGACAGGCACGATGTTAATTGGTTTAATCGGAATTGCATTGGCACCCGGTTTACCAACAACAACGACAGAATTAATTATTCCTCACATGATTAATGGTATCGTAAATGAGTTCAATCATACACTTTCTGTCGTTTTAATGATCGCTTTTTTTACCGGTGCTGTTGCAGTCGGCCTGTCGACTGCAAATGCTTTCTTAGCCGTTGCCTCATCAATTGTGCTCAGTGACTTTATGAAAAACACCTTTAAAGTAAAAATTACAGAAAAGAATGTCAATACTATCTCTCGCGTAGTAATTCTGGCTTTAGGCATCGGCAGTCTATTGCTTGCTATCAGACCGCCGGATCTTATCTTTACCCTGATCATGTTCTCGATTGCTTTAGTTATGCCGTTGTTTCCTACTTTGATTTTCGCTATCTATTGGAAGCGCGGAACAACTCCTGCTGCAATAAGTTCATCCATTCTCGGCGTTATTACCATTTTACTAACCTACTACTTCGGTTATGGTAACACGTGGTATGGTGCTTTTGGTATGCTCGTTTCAATAGTTGTATTCGTTGTTGTATCACTGTTAACTAAAGATGATTCCGCAGAAGGATCTGATTTCTATAAAGCACTCGAGACGGGGTTGAACAAATATTACAATCTTCAGACTGATTAA
- a CDS encoding SpoIIE family protein phosphatase encodes MTEKKLPQRSSSLFFLLFLAAFFLSFSPPSLFARDFYWENTERITSYDSRFPSSVSSGKYTAVFWQEIDAANKSIWLSGQVYEGNDLWHKIERFAGPFSYSGEVPDLYSAVIQPSGKIALAVLSDVHTISIFVSEDGGYNFKSTTLPRQKQPLVAPRIYSNSEGEFVLFTALGQNESFSMLYSRSRDGFSWQPFEAFPPAEDFTNPFIPVLVNIPGGDMVVFQAQHRTGARLSYQLYSTVFKDGSWSVPRIITGEGSLLVGSQGTYFNYNNQRPVLFFHEGKIFVAWERTYYSSENSHIWVRSLDTEGEPLGDLTELTVRGNANRPVFFFYEGALFVVWFDTRSGRESVFFAQKQGAIWDEIPLSNEKSSSGNSCIFAFPVITDDKSTLSFIWQVNPSSKKSVPYISRLSPDRSVSAPSLSGVTFKNGERGRFEDERVAVRLPSDSSGVAGFSWIWTQDKEEMPPKRIMRLPSQTTVSVKASEDGVWYFRSRALDYAGNWSAPAEITYFKDTTPPKPPKILPVSKDLQGFASSENLVFSWQADQGDDDVSGYTWSLERLSAVEKRFSGYAGHPMAAGEEEASSYLSSLIKRYSDPMKVYKIPQRTLGVNTSVTYKNIENGLYAFSVAAVDSVGNIGKPSVILVASNKFIPFTLISSVKLKKTLLGNSFLEIYGKGFVYDGDITQIYVDKDGQAPYDYVYLKSENSFRVRSDTLIEGLDLGGEVGEGIYRIGLVHSDRGLYFSRAILNVEQGGTVKIENEYVYEPEWGPLLKKALVQIRFERILLYLICAFAVLGSLIAVRGIVQTARETVTIRYEVNALLTGDLMTLEKRKKLTSAKKRSGSLRIKLMAFTILLVLMIVLLVAASLGTRMIRSQGRLLAEGLESRIGVLLNSINTGARAYLPSGNILELSYLPAQSRALPEAEFATITGMPANGIEKNLDFVWATNDPDISSKINTDVLNYGVSKLSDADIKAIADSCMRLNDLAEQRIGSIASQIASLTSEGVSLALRTDRVSVARREEISTITTQLNSRITQMLDELSNSASSSFPLFDNNHLDPLNTEYLFYRPVLYRQGNERTYVHGIVFLKVSTENLLTTVNTARRSIILSAILVGIFAVFAGSVGAFILATVIVRPIRILERHVAVIGSTRDKSKLASEKIEFKSDDEIGNLRDAVNNMTSELARAALEEQLTLDGRAVQQAFLPLNINSEGGKTTTSVLKDNALETFGYYEGASGVSGDYFDYKKLDDRWYVFIKCDASGHGVPAALIMTVVATFFRRYFANWNFNANGGRLNELISQINDFIESLGLKGKFAAIILCLVDTQTGTVYMSNAGDNIVHIYDQKIQKLKTFTLSAAPAAGPMPSFMVDMKGGFKVDKTVLEKGDILFLYTDGIEESTRICRNNSFLPLQITEKDESGNDKVSTVTELLEAERVRQVIEAVMSKKVFILEKNKNPVPGEVLSFDFTTCKGSVEEAIIALISVEKIFRMYKPHEATEDDVVKVDRNIDEFLRLHFNLYDTYCSKKNESAEDVTYVYYTNVMEDEQLDDLTLVAIRRL; translated from the coding sequence ATGACAGAAAAAAAACTTCCGCAAAGATCCTCGTCTTTATTCTTTCTCTTATTCCTTGCGGCGTTTTTTTTATCTTTTTCTCCGCCGTCGCTTTTTGCCCGCGATTTTTATTGGGAAAACACCGAACGCATAACTTCATACGATTCAAGATTTCCGTCTTCGGTTTCCAGCGGCAAATATACGGCCGTTTTTTGGCAGGAAATCGACGCGGCAAATAAAAGTATCTGGCTTTCGGGGCAAGTGTATGAAGGGAATGATCTGTGGCATAAAATCGAACGTTTTGCCGGGCCTTTTTCATATTCCGGCGAAGTTCCCGATCTTTATTCCGCCGTCATACAGCCTTCAGGTAAAATTGCTCTGGCCGTCTTGTCGGACGTACACACTATTTCAATATTTGTAAGCGAGGACGGGGGTTACAACTTTAAAAGCACGACGCTTCCCAGACAAAAACAGCCTCTTGTCGCGCCGCGTATTTATTCAAATTCGGAAGGAGAATTTGTCTTATTTACCGCACTCGGCCAAAACGAATCTTTTTCAATGCTCTATTCAAGGTCTCGTGACGGTTTTAGCTGGCAGCCTTTTGAAGCTTTTCCGCCTGCAGAGGATTTTACGAACCCTTTTATCCCCGTTCTTGTAAATATTCCCGGCGGAGACATGGTTGTGTTTCAGGCCCAGCACAGAACGGGGGCGCGTCTTTCATATCAATTATATTCTACAGTATTTAAAGACGGCTCTTGGTCTGTGCCGCGCATCATAACCGGCGAAGGTTCTCTTCTTGTCGGTTCGCAAGGAACTTATTTTAATTATAATAACCAGCGCCCCGTGCTTTTTTTTCACGAGGGAAAGATTTTTGTCGCATGGGAAAGAACCTATTATTCGTCTGAAAATTCTCATATTTGGGTTCGAAGTCTAGATACGGAAGGAGAGCCTTTGGGCGATTTGACAGAGTTGACGGTTAGAGGTAACGCAAACAGGCCTGTGTTCTTTTTTTATGAAGGCGCCCTTTTCGTCGTTTGGTTCGACACAAGAAGCGGCCGGGAATCGGTTTTTTTTGCGCAAAAGCAAGGCGCGATATGGGATGAAATTCCTCTGTCCAATGAAAAATCCTCTTCCGGAAATTCTTGTATATTCGCTTTTCCTGTAATAACCGACGACAAAAGCACTCTTTCTTTTATTTGGCAGGTGAATCCCTCTTCAAAAAAATCCGTCCCTTACATTTCTCGTCTTTCTCCCGACAGAAGCGTAAGCGCTCCGTCTTTATCAGGCGTCACATTTAAAAACGGAGAAAGGGGCCGCTTTGAAGATGAAAGAGTTGCGGTAAGGCTTCCGTCGGATTCTTCGGGCGTCGCAGGGTTTTCATGGATATGGACGCAGGACAAAGAAGAAATGCCTCCCAAACGTATTATGAGATTGCCTTCTCAAACAACCGTAAGCGTAAAAGCTTCTGAGGACGGCGTATGGTATTTTCGATCCCGCGCCCTCGACTATGCCGGAAACTGGTCGGCTCCGGCGGAAATAACTTATTTTAAAGACACGACGCCTCCCAAACCTCCTAAGATATTGCCTGTGAGCAAAGACTTACAAGGGTTTGCTTCGTCGGAAAACCTTGTATTTTCATGGCAGGCGGATCAAGGCGACGACGATGTTTCAGGCTATACGTGGTCCCTCGAGCGGCTAAGCGCCGTTGAAAAGCGTTTTTCAGGTTATGCCGGGCATCCGATGGCAGCGGGCGAAGAAGAAGCTTCGTCGTATCTTTCTTCTTTAATTAAAAGATATTCCGATCCTATGAAGGTTTATAAAATTCCTCAAAGAACACTCGGAGTAAATACTTCGGTCACATATAAAAATATTGAGAACGGGCTTTACGCTTTTTCGGTTGCTGCCGTGGACAGTGTGGGCAACATAGGGAAACCCTCCGTCATCCTTGTCGCTTCCAATAAATTTATTCCGTTTACGCTTATTTCTTCTGTAAAATTGAAAAAAACTCTTCTCGGGAACAGCTTTTTGGAAATTTATGGCAAAGGATTTGTTTATGACGGAGACATAACGCAGATCTACGTCGACAAGGACGGACAAGCGCCGTATGATTATGTTTATTTAAAATCCGAAAACTCTTTCCGCGTAAGATCGGACACGCTAATAGAAGGCCTTGACCTCGGCGGCGAAGTGGGTGAAGGAATTTATCGAATAGGCCTTGTGCATTCGGATCGAGGATTGTATTTTTCGCGCGCTATATTGAATGTGGAACAGGGCGGTACGGTAAAAATTGAAAATGAATATGTTTACGAGCCTGAATGGGGGCCGCTGCTAAAGAAAGCCCTTGTACAAATTCGTTTTGAAAGAATATTGCTTTACCTCATATGCGCCTTTGCCGTACTCGGAAGTTTGATTGCAGTGCGCGGAATCGTTCAAACCGCACGTGAAACCGTTACAATACGCTATGAAGTGAACGCTCTTCTTACAGGAGATCTTATGACGCTTGAAAAGAGAAAGAAATTGACGTCCGCAAAAAAACGCAGCGGAAGCCTTCGCATAAAGCTTATGGCCTTTACCATACTGCTTGTTTTAATGATTGTACTGCTTGTCGCCGCTTCCCTTGGAACAAGGATGATTCGTTCCCAAGGACGGCTTCTTGCCGAGGGCCTTGAAAGCCGTATAGGAGTGCTTTTGAACAGCATAAACACCGGAGCGCGCGCCTATCTTCCGTCGGGCAATATTCTCGAATTGAGTTACCTTCCGGCGCAGTCGCGAGCACTGCCTGAAGCCGAATTTGCCACAATTACGGGAATGCCTGCAAACGGTATTGAAAAAAATCTTGATTTCGTATGGGCTACGAATGACCCCGATATTTCTTCAAAGATAAACACCGATGTGCTGAATTACGGAGTTTCTAAGCTATCCGATGCGGACATCAAGGCAATAGCCGATTCCTGTATGCGTTTAAACGACCTTGCCGAACAGAGAATCGGAAGTATTGCTTCTCAGATTGCATCGCTAACTTCCGAAGGAGTTTCCTTGGCGCTCCGCACGGACCGCGTATCCGTAGCCCGCCGGGAAGAAATTTCTACTATTACAACTCAGCTTAACAGCCGCATCACTCAGATGCTCGACGAGCTTTCAAATAGCGCAAGCTCGTCGTTCCCGCTTTTTGACAACAATCATCTTGATCCGCTTAATACCGAATATCTGTTTTACAGGCCGGTTTTATACAGGCAGGGAAACGAAAGAACATATGTCCACGGTATAGTGTTTTTAAAAGTTTCTACGGAAAATCTGCTTACGACCGTAAATACGGCGCGCCGTTCCATCATATTATCCGCAATACTGGTTGGGATTTTTGCGGTATTCGCAGGTTCCGTAGGCGCCTTTATCTTAGCCACTGTTATAGTCAGACCTATCAGGATACTTGAAAGGCACGTCGCCGTTATCGGCTCAACACGCGACAAGTCAAAACTTGCATCTGAAAAAATAGAATTCAAATCTGACGATGAAATAGGCAATCTGCGCGACGCCGTAAACAATATGACTTCCGAACTGGCCAGAGCCGCTCTGGAAGAACAGCTTACCTTGGACGGACGCGCCGTTCAGCAGGCGTTTTTACCGTTGAATATAAATTCCGAAGGCGGCAAAACTACTACCTCCGTATTAAAGGACAATGCGCTTGAAACATTCGGTTATTACGAAGGAGCTTCCGGCGTTTCGGGCGACTACTTCGACTATAAAAAGCTCGACGACAGGTGGTACGTGTTTATAAAATGCGATGCTTCAGGTCACGGAGTTCCTGCCGCTCTTATCATGACTGTAGTCGCTACGTTCTTCCGCCGTTATTTTGCAAACTGGAATTTCAACGCTAACGGCGGCAGATTGAACGAATTGATTTCACAGATAAATGATTTTATCGAATCTTTGGGACTCAAAGGAAAATTTGCAGCGATAATATTGTGTTTGGTCGACACTCAGACCGGCACCGTATATATGTCCAATGCGGGCGACAATATTGTTCATATTTACGACCAAAAAATTCAAAAATTAAAAACGTTTACATTATCCGCCGCTCCTGCAGCGGGCCCCATGCCTTCGTTTATGGTTGATATGAAAGGCGGATTCAAGGTTGATAAAACAGTCCTCGAAAAAGGAGACATTCTATTTTTGTACACTGACGGTATAGAAGAATCCACAAGAATATGCCGCAATAATTCTTTTTTGCCGCTTCAAATTACCGAAAAGGATGAAAGCGGGAATGATAAAGTCTCCACCGTAACCGAATTGCTGGAAGCCGAAAGAGTAAGGCAAGTCATTGAAGCTGTTATGAGTAAAAAAGTTTTTATTCTTGAAAAGAACAAAAACCCCGTTCCCGGGGAAGTTTTGAGCTTTGATTTTACAACGTGTAAGGGAAGCGTGGAAGAGGCGATCATCGCTCTTATTTCGGTAGAAAAGATATTCCGTATGTATAAACCGCACGAAGCTACGGAAGACGACGTCGTCAAAGTAGACCGCAATATAGACGAATTCCTACGCCTGCATTTTAATTTGTATGATACATATTGTTCCAAAAAAAATGAAAGCGCGGAAGATGTAACATATGTATATTATACGAACGTTATGGAAGACGAACAGCTCGACGATCTTACATTGGTAGCCATTCGGAGGCTTTGA
- a CDS encoding DUF4912 domain-containing protein: METPFLTRHYLETLSSSDLVALAYDYDIDIPEGLNRRFIIGELLEVAEEINNSKEKNEMIISLDILSGEEFYTLPDGYNETVLTVILRNPVWAFVYWDISDEDLAMLRQSKIGPCHLHVSFYENFNDKKPSDSFDIQISLSDREQYILIPSGKNVMRVDFIYLSDGHNINILASSKKIELIHGCKALSESRPGRIMKFSPVMELSGVNDLLRIHYAKHRQSFME, encoded by the coding sequence ATGGAAACGCCCTTTTTGACAAGACACTATCTTGAAACTTTATCTTCATCCGATCTTGTTGCATTGGCCTACGATTATGATATTGATATTCCCGAAGGTTTAAACAGGCGTTTTATTATAGGCGAACTTCTTGAAGTTGCCGAAGAGATAAACAATAGCAAAGAAAAGAATGAAATGATAATTTCATTGGATATTTTATCCGGTGAAGAATTCTATACTTTGCCTGACGGTTATAATGAAACCGTTCTTACCGTAATACTTAGAAATCCCGTATGGGCGTTCGTTTATTGGGATATAAGCGATGAAGACCTTGCCATGCTACGGCAATCAAAGATAGGCCCCTGTCACCTTCATGTTTCTTTTTATGAAAATTTTAACGATAAGAAGCCTTCCGATTCTTTTGACATACAAATTTCACTCTCCGATCGGGAACAGTATATTTTGATTCCTTCCGGAAAAAACGTAATGCGCGTCGATTTTATTTATTTATCCGACGGTCACAATATAAATATTCTTGCGTCTTCTAAAAAAATAGAACTTATTCACGGCTGTAAGGCTCTTTCCGAATCCAGACCGGGAAGAATTATGAAGTTTTCACCGGTTATGGAACTTTCGGGCGTCAATGACTTGTTGCGCATTCACTACGCAAAGCACAGACAGTCGTTTATGGAATAA